One segment of Thermodesulfobacteriota bacterium DNA contains the following:
- a CDS encoding NTP transferase domain-containing protein, which yields MNKITAIILAAGLSSRMGSFKPLLPLIETSLIERLIQLFRSAGINDIRVVVGHRADEVTPLIEMLGVQSIVNRSYHDGMFSSVLTGIQSLTLSTSGFFILPVDVPLVRRQTLLDLLNAFFQRNGKICYPTFLGERGHPPLLSMAFAQKIKCWSGHNGLRGFLALHENDAAEVPVADQYILKDLDTPVDYQWMVKRIKRYAIPTAAECRALMTKRLIVPERVFDHCRAVAGVALCIGKALKAAGCRLDLGLIVSAALVHDLARGKPNHTAEGSRVLREMEFPLLADIVEVHMDLSITNWVPITEAEVVFLADKLIQGHHRVDLSERFQSKLTKYGGDPVIRDRILSRKKNAFKVKNRVEAFLGKQIVELWPVCSKKPTNILRLNHDRAEAPLTLS from the coding sequence TTGAATAAAATCACAGCCATCATCCTTGCGGCAGGATTGTCATCCCGCATGGGAAGCTTCAAGCCTCTACTGCCTCTGATAGAAACGTCGCTAATCGAGCGGTTGATACAGCTTTTTCGATCAGCTGGCATCAACGACATCCGTGTGGTAGTCGGTCACCGGGCGGATGAGGTAACGCCGCTAATTGAAATGCTTGGCGTGCAAAGCATCGTGAACCGCAGCTATCACGATGGTATGTTCTCCTCGGTATTGACCGGGATTCAGAGTTTAACACTATCAACGTCCGGTTTTTTTATCCTACCGGTAGACGTTCCCCTTGTCCGGCGACAAACGCTGCTCGATCTTTTAAACGCATTTTTCCAAAGGAACGGGAAAATTTGTTATCCGACATTTCTGGGAGAACGAGGGCACCCGCCTCTGCTCTCCATGGCATTTGCCCAAAAAATCAAATGCTGGAGCGGGCATAACGGTCTCAGAGGGTTTCTGGCTCTTCATGAAAATGATGCGGCAGAAGTGCCAGTTGCCGATCAATATATTCTGAAAGACCTGGATACCCCTGTTGATTACCAGTGGATGGTAAAACGTATCAAACGATATGCTATTCCTACAGCCGCAGAATGCCGGGCTTTGATGACCAAACGCCTCATCGTCCCGGAAAGGGTGTTTGACCATTGCCGGGCCGTAGCCGGTGTGGCATTGTGCATAGGCAAGGCTCTGAAGGCTGCAGGCTGCAGGCTGGATCTCGGTTTAATCGTCTCGGCGGCCCTGGTTCATGACCTGGCCAGGGGGAAGCCGAACCATACCGCAGAAGGATCGCGTGTACTCAGGGAAATGGAATTTCCTCTCCTTGCAGACATAGTTGAAGTGCACATGGACTTATCCATAACTAATTGGGTCCCGATAACCGAAGCCGAAGTAGTCTTTCTGGCCGACAAACTGATCCAGGGGCATCATCGTGTGGATCTGTCGGAACGCTTTCAATCGAAGCTGACAAAATATGGCGGCGATCCTGTGATACGCGATCGGATCCTATCAAGAAAGAAAAATGCTTTTAAGGTTAAAAATCGCGTTGAA
- a CDS encoding XdhC family protein — MNKWIASVHRILDQEQLLIMATVLSQTGSTPRTAGTRMIILPDGEILGTIGGGIIEAKVIKTAGEMFGTNDAAIRTFDMTSEITDNMDMICGGQMEILIEPCVPDEDTLHVFESLLHELAQRCKSVLVTEMLVSSAETCRVRRALIRKDWSIVGTAVIQDSLKTEIDSAMTRGLTPVLREVDNSRFFIEPHAAATTVYLFGAGHVSLQVAILAKNVHFQTVILDDRHEFANHSRFVTADDVKVLPTFEHAIEGLEIDEVAYMVILTHGHSHDKTVLRQVLGTPAGYVGMIGSTKKRDAIYKALQDEGVSAGDLERVHCPIGLPIKAQTPEEIAVSIVAELIHARAAGYTRI; from the coding sequence ATGAACAAATGGATTGCCAGCGTCCATCGAATTCTTGATCAGGAGCAGCTCCTGATTATGGCAACGGTGTTGAGTCAGACGGGATCGACCCCGAGAACGGCGGGCACCCGTATGATCATCCTTCCGGACGGCGAAATCCTTGGCACCATCGGTGGAGGTATCATCGAAGCAAAAGTAATTAAGACGGCCGGGGAAATGTTCGGAACCAATGACGCCGCAATAAGAACGTTCGACATGACCTCCGAGATTACTGACAACATGGACATGATCTGTGGCGGTCAAATGGAAATCCTGATCGAACCCTGCGTTCCGGATGAGGATACGCTCCATGTCTTTGAGAGCCTGCTGCATGAACTCGCCCAGCGCTGCAAAAGCGTTCTTGTTACTGAAATGCTTGTATCAAGTGCTGAAACATGCAGAGTCAGGCGGGCTTTGATTCGAAAAGACTGGTCGATTGTGGGGACGGCTGTTATACAGGACAGCCTGAAAACGGAAATCGATTCAGCCATGACCCGGGGCTTGACCCCTGTCCTGCGGGAAGTTGACAACAGTCGTTTTTTCATCGAACCACATGCAGCAGCAACAACGGTTTATCTTTTTGGCGCCGGCCATGTTTCCTTGCAGGTTGCCATCCTTGCAAAAAATGTGCACTTTCAAACCGTCATCCTTGATGATCGTCATGAATTTGCAAATCACAGCCGCTTTGTAACAGCCGATGACGTCAAGGTACTGCCAACCTTTGAACATGCTATTGAAGGGCTGGAAATAGATGAAGTCGCTTATATGGTGATCCTCACGCACGGCCATAGCCACGACAAGACTGTGCTGCGTCAGGTACTCGGCACGCCTGCCGGCTATGTCGGCATGATCGGTTCCACCAAGAAACGGGATGCCATTTATAAAGCCCTGCAAGATGAGGGTGTTTCGGCCGGGGATTTGGAACGGGTTCACTGTCCTATAGGGCTTCCCATCAAAGCACAAACTCCTGAGGAGATTGCCGTCAGCATTGTGGCGGAGTTGATCCATGCACGTGCTGCCGGATACACCAGGATTTAA